The Solanum pennellii chromosome 11, SPENNV200 genome contains a region encoding:
- the LOC107004464 gene encoding uncharacterized protein LOC107004464, with amino-acid sequence MAGNGRFNLTPASSDSGFVGSYTNGPKGSYMGPSMDRSGSFRESSDTRIFGSGKGASRGTGAVVGDLPSLSQCLMLEPIVMSDQKYTRSGELRRILGFTVGSTSENSFGAAHLKSPLHFGDELKKFRDSVAESCNKASGRAKKLDEHLHKLSKYSEGIPSKKQQRNEQLTNERLGGSRTQIHRGPSDLVTQKIEERLKNSTLNKRVRTSVAETRAEYRNSALSRQSMIVKDRDMLKDSNADSDMSEEKIRRLPAGGEGWDKKMKRKRSVGAVISRPLENDGEPKRMPHHRLASEPGLSPSDSPGFRSGISNGAGSINKSDGSSLAGVNARTMLKNEQDKSALSRDPTAGLNKERVLGKGSIKLNSHEENHAVCPSPIAKGKASRAPRSGSLAAANSPSNIPRLPGTLESWEQPPNVNKNLAVGGVNNRKRPLPTGSSSPPITQWIGQRPQKISRTRRANLISPISNQDEVEVPSEACSPSDFGARLTPGVTSGSILSKDASNLTQNLKVKADSVLSPTRLSDSEESGAGESRLKEKGGVTCEGEEKPVNTVQSNGVSTSHMKKNKFLVKGETGDGVRRQGRSGRGSAFSRSSISPTREKFENQVTAKPLRNSRPASEKHGSKSGRPLKKHLERKGFSRLGNPLSSGSPDFTGESDDDREELLAAANSAYNASIHACPSAFWKTVDRLFASVSAEEKSYLLEQLKSAEESHANLSQTLNRTNNVLGGHAHDGTSVSDSPSVEKNRCINNQNGSKVSSDTELVDQFHDSILSAKVDSDRIFDKVTPLYQRVLSALIVEDDIEECEENGFDLFMSPQNGPETLLHGVIDSQSRKMNRTEVEYDTVFSSQIKKNGTGNEFVSCNGYGVYHRNPDVRGPQYSDEMSRGNNGYLHSEVGLFVGLSECDTDVPQRLQINSFGISSFERQYAQMAFDDKLLLELQSIGLYIEPVPGLDDKEDEVINQEIMQLERGLYQEIGKKKTYMEKISKAIQEGKDLEGWDPEQIAMNKLVELAYKKLLATRGTLASKNGIPKVSKPVALSFAKRTLSRCRKFEDSRTSCFSEPVLHDIIFAAPPRINEADLLAGSCPVRADGVLVDPYERFNHQSDHAFAKNGPIINRGRKKVLLDDVGAGAAFRATSTLGGTLLGGAKGKRSERDRDSLARNANAKAGRSLGNSKGERKTKTKPKHKTAQLSTSVSGSFNKFTGITTHPVYPSANGSGELVNASGNRKREGDVNSSMERKESADGMNLPLNDIDAIEDLGVESDLGAPQDFNSWFNFDVDGLTEENGDGLEIPMDDLSELNMF; translated from the exons ATGGCTGGAAATGGGAGATTTAACTTAACTCCAGCTAGCAGTGACTCGGGTTTTGTTGGAAGCTACACCAATGGGCCTAAGGGGAGCTATATGGGTCCCAGTATGGACAGGTCTGGGAGCTTCAGAGAGAGTTCAGACACCCGTATATTTGGTTCTGGGAAGGGTGCATCCCGGGGAACTGGTGCAGTCGTGGGCGATTTGCCTTCCCTGTCACAATGCCTGATGCTGGAGCCAATTGTAATGAGTGACCAAAAATATACTCGTTCAGGCGAGTTAAGGAGAATTTTGGGCTTTACTGTTGGGAGCACTTCAGAAAATTCTTTTGGTGCTGCTCATTTGAAGTCTCCACTTCATTTTGGTGATGAATTAAAGAAGTTCAGAGATAGTGTTGCAGAGTCGTGCAACAAAGCTAG TGGTAGAGCTAAAAAGCTTGACGAACACTTGCATAAGCTGTCAAAATATTCTGAAGGCATACCTTCTAAGAAACAACAGAGGAATGAGCAGTTAACAAATGAGAGATTAGGTGGTTCAAGAACACAGATACATCGAGGCCCTTCAGATCTTGTAACACAGAAGATAGAGGAGCGGCTGAAGAATAGTACTCTTAACAAGCGTGTACGCACATCAGTGGCAGAAACTCGG GCGGAGTACCGGAATAGTGCTCTATCCAGGCAGTCTATGATAGTGAAAGATCGAGACATGTTAAAAGATAGCAATGCCGATTCTGATATGTCCGAAGAAAAGATTCGCAGATTGCCAGCTGGAGGTGAAGGTTGggacaaaaagatgaaaaggaaACGATCAGTTGGTGCTGTCATTTCAAGGCCCTTGGAGAATGATGGAGAGCCTAAACGAATGCCGCACCATAGACTTGCCAGTGAACCTGGCTTGTCACCTTCTGATTCCCCTGGTTTCAG GTCGGGAATATCAAACGGTGCTGGTAGCATTAATAAGTCAGATGGCTCATCACTTGCTGGTGTTAATGCTCGTACAATGCTTAAAAATGAACAGGATAAGTCTGCTCTTTCTAGGGATCCAACTGCTGGTTTGAATAAAGAGCGGGTGCTGGGAAAAGGAAGCATTAA GTTGAATAGTCATGAGGAGAACCATGCTGTCTGTCCCAGTCCAATAGCAAAAGGGAAGGCCTCAAGGGCACCACGGAGTGGCTCCCTTGCTGCTGCTAATTCACCCTCTAACATTCCCCGTTTACCTGGAACCTTGGAAAGCTGGGAACAGCCCCCAAATGTCAACAAAAATCTTGCTGTAGGTGGGGTCAATAATCGCAAACGTCCATTACCAACAGGATCCTCGTCTCCACCCATAACACAATGGATTGGTCAGAGGCCGCAAAAGATTTCTCGTACAAGGAGGGCTAATCTTATCTCACCAATTTCAAACCAGGACGAGGTGGAGGTGCCATCAGAGGCATGTTCACCTTCTGATTTTGGAGCTAGGTTAACTCCTGGTGTAACAAGTGGTTCTATTCTTTCAAAGGATGCCAGCAATCTTACGCAAAACCTTAAAGTTAAAGCTGATAGTGTTTTATCCCCTACCAGACTCTCTGACAGTGAAGAATCTGGTGCTGGTGAAAGCAGATTAAAAGAAAAGGGTGGTGTTACTTGTGAAGGTGAAGAAAAACCTGTAAATACTGTTCAGAGTAATGGGGTGTCTACCTCACATATGAAGAAGAACAAATTTCTTGTCAAAGGAGAAACAGGTGATGGCGTGCGTAGACAAGGCCGAAGTGGAAGAGGGTCGGCATTTTCTAGGAGTAGCATTTCTCCTACAAGGGAGAAGTTTGAAAATCAAGTCACAGCGAAACCACTTCGTAACTCGAGGCCGGCTTCTGAAAAGCACGGAAG TAAGTCAGGCCGTCCTTTGAAAAAGCACTTGGAACGCAAAGGGTTTTCTCGTCTTGGGAATCCTCTGAGCAGTGGTTCTCCTGATTTCACTG GGGAATCAGATGATGACCGCGAGGAGCTCCTAGCTGCTGCAAACTCGGCATATAATGCAAGTA TTCATGCATGTCCAAGTGCATTCTGGAAGACAGTGGATAGACTTTTTGCTTCTGTCAGTGCAGAGGAGAAATCCTACCTTCTGGAACAG CTGAAATCAGCAGAGGAATCTCATGCTAATCTGTCTCAAACTCTAAATCGTACCAATAATGTTCTG GGTGGTCATGCTCATGATGGAACTTCTGTTTCTGATTCTCCATCTGTTGAGAAGAACAGATGCATCAATAATCAAAATGGCTCGAAAGTGTCATCTGATACAGAACTGGTCgatcaatttcatgattctattCTAAGTGCGAAAGTTGACTCAGATAGAATATTTGACAAAGTTACTCCACTTTACCAAAGAGTACTGTCAGCTCTAATTGTAGAGGATGACATTGAAGAATGTGAAGAAAATGGGTTTGACTTATTTATGTCACCACAGAATGGTCCAGAAACTTTATTGCATGGTGTCATTGATTCTCAGAGTAGAAAAATGAATAGGACTGAAGTTGAGTATGATACAGTTTTTAGTTCTCAGATAAAGAAAAATGGGACTGGTAATGAGTTTGTTTCCTGCAATGGGTATGGTGTGTATCATCGAAACCCTGATGTCCGAGGACCTCAATACAGTGATGAGATGTCACGAGGAAATAATGGATATTTGCATTCAGAGGTTGGGCTGTTTGTAGGCCTTTCTGAATGTGATACGGATGTACCTCAAAGGTTGCAGATTAACAGTTTCGGTATTTCCTCATTTGAACGTCAATATGCACAGATGGCTTTTGATGATAAACTCTTGCTAGAATTGCAGAGCATTGGCCTTTATATTGAACCTGTG CCTGGTTTAGATGATAAAGAAGATGAAGTTATCAACCAGGAAATTATGCAGCTGGAGAGGGGACTCTATCAAGAG ATTggtaaaaagaaaacatatatgGAGAAAATATCTAAAGCAATTCAAGAAGGCAAAGACTTGGAAGGATG GGACCCTGAGCAGATTGCAATGAATAAACTTGTTGAGCTAGCTTACAAAAAGCTCTTG GCGACTCGAGGAACTTTAGCTTCCAAAAATGGGATTCCTAAGGTGTCAAAACCGGTTGCATTGTCTTTTGCAAAGAGAACACTTTCCAGGTGTAGGAAGTTTGAGGATAGTAGAACTAGTTGCTTTAGCGAGCCAGTGCTCCATGACATTATTTTTGCCGCACCTCCTCGTATTAATGAGGCAGATCTTTTGGCTG GCTCGTGCCCTGTTAGAGCTGATGGTGTTCTGGTTGATCCATATGAAAGGTTCAATCATCAATCTGATCATGCTTTTGCTAAAAATGGGCCGATAATAAATAGAGGGAGGAAAAAAGTACTGCTTGATGATGTTGGCGCTGGTGCTGCTTTCAGAGCCACTTCTACTCTTGGTGGAACTCTTCTAGGTGGTGCCAAAGGAAAGAGAAGCGAAAGAGATAGGGATTCTTTAGCGAGAAATGCAAATGCAAAAGCTGGGCGTTCACTGGGGAATTCCAAGGGTGAGcgcaaaacaaaaacaaagccCAAACACAAGACAGCTCAGCTTTCTACATCCGTTAGTGGATCTTTTAACAAATTCACGGGGATCACGACACATCCAGTTTACCCTTCTGCTAATGGTTCTGGAGAATTGGTCAATGCCAGTGGTAACAGAAAAAGAGAGGGTGATGTTAATTCATCAATGGAGAGGAAAGAATCTGCTGACGGCATGAATTTGCCACTGAATGACATTGATGCGATAGAAGATCTAGGAGTAGAATCTGATCTTGGGGCGCCTCAAGATTTCAATTCTTGGTTCAACTTTGATGTTGATGGTTTGACAGAAGAAAATGGTGACGGACTTGAAATACCAATGGACGACCTTTCTGAGTTAAATATGTTTTGA
- the LOC107005137 gene encoding ACT domain-containing protein ACR12, protein MAIASAFCTSLRSAISDADSGVYSPSLPQFAAAKLHSSAAFHTFSNAVVAVSSRRRYNVSCTLDGVDSLSPVLKDEQGSVSIPLPIVQIIQDPECDATTVEISFGDRLGLLIDTMKALKDLGLDVVKGVVTTQDSVKKTKFLITRLDTGRKVEDPDLLENIRLTIIQNLIKYHPESSERLAMGEAFGIKAPEKKPDVDIATHIHVKDDGPKRSMLYVETADRSGLLMEVIKIMADINIHVESAEIDTEGLIAKDKFYVSYGGAALTRSMSQVLVNCLRYYLRRPETDDESY, encoded by the exons ATGGCTATCGCCAGCGCTTTCTGCACTTCTCTCCGATCAGCGATCTCCGACGCCGATTCCGGCGTGTACTCTCCTAGTCTACCTCAATTTGCTGCCGCCAAGTTGCACTCCTCTGCCGCCTTTCACACATTTTCCAATGCCGTTGTCGCCGTTTCTAGCCGGAGAAG GTACAATGTTTCGTGCACTCTTGATGGTGTTGATAGTTTGTCACCAGTATTA AAAGACGAACAGGGATCTGTTTCTATTCCTTTGCCAATTGTTCAGATAATTCAGGATCCTGAATGCGATGCAACCACTGTGGAAATTAGCTTTGGTGATCGGCTAGGTCTTCTCATTGACACG ATGAAGGCACTCAAAGACTTGGGCTTGGATGTTGTGAAAGGAGTTGTTACGACCCAGGATTCAGTGAAAAAGACAAAGTTTCTTATTACACGATT GGATACCGGGCGCAAAGTTGAAGATCCTGATTTATTGGAGAACATTCGTTTGACCATAATCCAAAACCTTATCAAGTATCATCCA GAGTCCAGCGAGCGGCTTGCCATGGGTGAGGCTTTTGGAATAAAAGCACCAGAAAAGAAG CCGGATGTTGATATCGCGACTCATATACATGTTAAGGATGATGGACCTAAGAGGAG TATGCTGTATGTTGAAACAGCTGATCGATCTGGTTTGCTGATGGAAGTCATCAAAATAATGGCCGATATTAACATTCATGTTGAATCAGCAGAGATTGATACAGAA GGTCTAATTGCAAAGGACAAGTTCTATGTCAGTTACGGTGGAGCAGCATTAACTCGTTCTATGTCTCAG GTGCTTGTAAACTGCCTGCGCTATTACCTTAGGAGGCCTGAAACAGACGATGAGAGTTACTAG
- the LOC107004957 gene encoding germin-like protein subfamily 3 member 2, with the protein MIPSQMIVFLVIFLQSYISLAYDPNPVNDYCIPRTEFSSIFLSCKNTSLVTVDDFIYSGIKDPGNYKHTGFSSIPVSSTVFPGLNTLGMSFVRADFDVDGVNVPHFHPRATETAFVLEGKIYSGFVDSGNRVFAKVLEKGEVMVFPKGLVHFQMNVGDSPATILGSFNSQNPGLVKIPSAVFGAGIKEELLMKAFGLNDKEIAKLRKKFVPQ; encoded by the coding sequence ATGATTCCTTCACAAATGATAGTTTTTCTAGTTATTTTTCTTCAAAGCTATATAAGCCTAGCATATGATCCTAATCCAGTTAATGATTACTGCATTCCCAGAACAGAGTTTTCTTCAATCTTCCTTTCTTGCAAGAATACATCACTTGTCACAGTCGATGATTTTATCTATTCGGGGATTAAAGATCCCGGAAACTATAAGCATACTGGATTTTCATCCATTCCAGTAAGCTCCACTGTCTTTCCTGGACTTAACACATTAGGGATGTCATTTGTGCGCGCTGATTTTGACGTTGATGGTGTCAACGTGCCACATTTTCATCCGAGAGCAACAGAGACTGCATTCGTGCTCGAGGGGAAGATATATTCAGGGTTTGTTGATTCAGGAAACAGAGTATTTGCTAAGGTTCTTGAGAAAGGAGAAGTCATGGTGTTTCCAAAAGGTTTAGTTCACTTCCAGATGAATGTTGGCGATTCGCCAGCGACTATTTTGGGGAGCTTTAACAGCCAAAATCCTGGATTAGTGAAAATCCCATCTGCTGTTTTTGGAGCAGGAATTAAAGAGGAGCTCTTAATGAAGGCTTTTGGATTGAATGACAAGGAGATTGCTAAATTGAGGAAGAAGTTTGTTCCTCAATAG
- the LOC107004956 gene encoding protein trichome birefringence-like 36, producing the protein MAKNSFLLHILLFFVLMLSLFDGILSQYELEELTWLDDKDDEISMFHSQHSSMRRCDFTSGKWVFDQSYPLYDSTCPYLSTAVTCTKNGRPDSDYEKWRWKPHGCEVPRFNALEFLGRMRKKRIMLVGDSIMRNQWESLVCLVQSVIPMARKTVTYVGPTMAFHAMDFETTIEFCWAPFLVELKKGPENKRILHLDMIEENAKYWRGADVLVFDSAHWWTHSDKYSSWDLIMEGNSFYRNMNPMVAYEKGLMTWAKWVDLNLDPRKTRVFFRSMSPRHNRENGWKCFNQREPLEFFSHPHVPEPLLVLKEVLRGMSFPVSFQDITTMTALRRDGHPSVYSKFVSQTGKQHLGDYKSDCSHWCLPGVPDTWNEMLNVML; encoded by the exons ATGGCAAAGAATTCATTTTTATTAcacattttgttgttttttgttCTTATGTTGAGTTTGTTTGATGGGATTTTATCACAATATGAGTTGGAGGAACTTACATGGTTAGATGATAAAGACGATGAAATTTCAATGTTTCATAGCCAACATTCTTCTATGAGGAGATGTGATTTTACTTCTGGGAAATGGGTTTTTGATCAAAGTTATCCTCTTTATGACTCAACTTGTCCTTATCTTAGTACTGCTGTTACTTGTACCAAAAATGGTAGACCTGATTCTGATTATGAAAAATGGAGGTGGAAGCCACATGGTTGTGAAGTTCCAAG GTTTAATGCATTGGAATTTCTTGGAAGGATGAGGAAAAAGAGAATTATGCTTGTTGGTGATTCTATAATGAGGAATCAATGGGAATCTCTTGTTTGCTTAGTTCAATCTGTTATCCCTATGGCTAGAAAAACAGTAACTTATGTTGGTCCTACTATGGCCTTCCATGCTATG GATTTCGAGACAACAATAGAGTTCTGCTGGGCTCCTTTCTTGGTGGAACTGAAGAAAGGACCAGAAAACAAGAGAATATTGCATCTGGACATGATTGAAGAGAATGCAAAGTATTGGAGAGGAGCTGATGTTCTTGTTTTTGATTCAGCTCATTGGTGGACTCACTCCGATAAATATAGTTC GTGGGACTTGATTATGGAAGGGAACAGTTTCTATAGAAACATGAACCCAATGGTTGCCTATGAGAAAGGACTAATGACATGGGCTAAGTGGGTTGATTTGAATCTTGATCCTCGAAAAACTCGAGTTTTCTTCAGAAGCATGTCACCTCGACATAACAG GGAAAATGGATGGAAATGCTTCAACCAGAGGGAGCCTCTGGAGTTCTTTAGCCATCCGCATGTACCAGAACCACTGCTGGTGCTAAAAGAGGTGCTACGAGGGATGAGTTTTCCGGTATCTTTCCAGGATATAACAACAATGACAGCTCTTCGAAGAGACGGACATCCTTCTGTCTATAGTAAGTTTGTAAGCCAAACAGGTAAGCAGCACTTAGGAGACTATAAATCTGATTGTAGTCATTGGTGCCTTCCTGGAGTACCTGATACCTGGAACGAAATGCTGAATGTCATGCTCTAG